DNA sequence from the Glycine soja cultivar W05 chromosome 18, ASM419377v2, whole genome shotgun sequence genome:
TACCTAACCACTTGCAATACCACTCTAGAGGACTCATTTTTATGTAGGATCACGAAACAAAAGAAGTTGATGAGATACCGTCTCCTAGCTTTTTTTGTTTGGTGGtttttaaaatacttgttttgaaaacaattttcaaaatataatagatTTTGGATGCGAAATTGATTGCTGAATAAcatgaaattattataaaaacaatttttaaaaccaTAAAGTGAGAAGGAGATCATACATGTTCTAAATGTTTAACACTTGCCCCTTTATATCTTATTTTCCACTTATGAGCTCTTTGTAGTTAAGTATTTGCCATATAATTGCAACAGCAACAGCATCATGCAGGTTGTCTTTTAACTATCTGTTGGACATCCTTACACTATCTTATCTTATTAGTAAATTACTTTTCAGGACATTTTTGGTGCTGGAGGTGAGACATCAGCAACAACCATAGATTGGGCAATGGCTGAAATGATGAAGAATCCAAAAGTAATGAAGAAAGCAGAAGCTGAGGTGAGAGAGGTCTTCAATATGAAAGTCAGGGTTGATGAGAATTGCATCAATGAAATCAAATATTTGAAACTAGTTGTTAAAGAGACCCTGAGATTACTCCCTCCAATTCCTCTTTTGCTTCCAAGAGAATGTGGTCAAACATGTGAGATACATGGTTATCTCATACCAGCCAAAAGCAAGGTCATAGTCAATGCTTGGGCAATTGGAAGAGATCCAAACTATTGGACTGAACCAGAGAGGATTTATCCGGAGAGATTCATTGATAGCACTATTGACTACAAACAGAGTAATTTTGAGTACATTCCTTTTGGTGTTGGAAGAAGGATATGCCCAGGAAGcacatttgcttcaagaattattGAACTGGCCCTTGCAAAGTTGTTGTATCACTTTGATTGGAAGTTTCCAAATGGAATGATAAGTGAAGAATAGGACATGAGTGAAGAGTTTGGAGTCGCAGTTAGAAGAAAAGATGATTTGTTCATGGTTCCTTTTCCTGTCACATGAACTTCAATATGAGAAACTAAAACCTATGGTGATGCTTATAATGTTTACTGCAGAATAAAGATCTACTGCCATCAGTTGAAATAAGACTTTTTTCGGCTATGTTTGGTTGtaacagaaaatgaaattctGTAACTAATAATGCATCGTAAAAGGAACTTTTTATCCTCAATGTTAATTAACTTTGATTCCACATCATTTGCTCACATTTTCTCAAGAAGGATTAGAAACTCTAATCTTGTACATGAATATAAGGAGAGTGAGGGATATATTTTACTTGGTGTCATAAACAAAACAGAGAATATAGTGTAGTAATTGAGAGAGTGGACAAAGTGAGTGTCTCATTTTCTAACTAGTGAactctaatttatatatatagtggATCGATCAAGTGAGATTGATTGAAAAcaaggaaaatagaaaacaatatgTGATATATACTCCGTTTATAGAGCTTATTAGTAACtatcaactaaaattaattaatcaagttAACTAACCGATTAACTATACTCTTAACTAACTAATAACCTCTAACACCTGCGAGTTAGAAGGTGCATATTGGTACTTCAAACTTGGGAtgacaaatattaaatattaaatgaaatacaaTCAAATCATATGTAAGAGAGACAATGGAGAAGCAGTAATCGGAAAAATACAAATCCCAAATACGACAGTAATCAACAGGACTAACATAGGCAACATAACCACTATGCAAATTTTTAGTCACAAAGGTAGAAGCTAACtccatacataaatattttgcaGAAACCATCATAATCAATTGAGAAAGAGAAGCTTAACCGCCATGTAAGGCAGAAACAACCAATGCTTAACCATCAATAACATAAGCCAAATATGAGAAGCAACCATTTATGTCAAAAGCAAAACAAAGCAATATGAACGATTAACCACTAATGGTAGAAGCAAAAAATAGTGAAATAAGCTTAATCAAATCATGTTCAATAACAGAAAAGAAACTAGAATTATTGTTGCAATAAGCAAAAGCAATAATGGTTCAACAAAAGCAATTCCAATTGCAAACACTGACCCAAAAAATTGTGGAAGGTAGTAAGCAACATTTGTGGAACGAAAGCATCACGTTATGCAAATGCTCAACAAGTTGAAAAGGCAAATTCAGTGGGTATCCAAATGAGAAAGATTCAATTTTGGAGAAATAG
Encoded proteins:
- the LOC114396323 gene encoding tabersonine 16-hydroxylase 2-like; amino-acid sequence: MAEMMKNPKVMKKAEAEVREVFNMKVRVDENCINEIKYLKLVVKETLRLLPPIPLLLPRECGQTCEIHGYLIPAKSKVIVNAWAIGRDPNYWTEPERIYPERFIDSTIDYKQSNFEYIPFGVGRRICPGSTFASRIIELALAKLLYHFDWKFPNGMISEE